ACCTGATCAAAACATGGAGAATTCGTTGATATGATTATTTCATACTCATAATAACGACGCAAACAATTTTATTTAAAACCCAAGAAATAATATATTTGaagctaatatatttttttttaacaaagctcaacattttaccaaaaatgagcacaacCTGAAATATATAACGCCACCATTTACCTTTTTGAAAGTCGGTCTCCGAAACATAATGGTTGAAAGTAAAAACAATAGATGGTGAGATTTGGTATCCCCGAACTACTAATCTTTATATGGGGAACATATCTCTAAAAATTAAACTTCAAATTCATATAGCCATGTAGTTATAAGAAAAATGACATCGAAATTATAAGATTATGACAGAATAACCATGTCAACCGATCCTCCCCCTGAACGAATGCACAATTTATGAGGATTTGGTGCTACAacatagaaacaacaagaatttTATTCTACAATATAAAAGGTCAATATATAGGTGCGTCTGAGTACGTGTGTTATTCCTTCGTCCATGTCTTCCAAGCCTTTGTGATGCTTTTCTCTAAGTTTCAGTAATGAAAATTTCATCAAAGAATTGCTTTTTCAGTCACACTATAAAAGGATGTTAAGGCAGCGGAGACGTCGTGAAAAATAAGATCAATAACAACATATGGAAACTGATGAAAACAAGGACAATAGTCCGATACCTTTTGCAGCGGAGAATAATCCAGATTTACATATCTAATCTGCCCTAATTAGTGTAGGATGTGGTTGCTAGCGATTCGTTATTGAAGACTATTATGCATGTAACAAATATATACAAGTAGCGTAGTTATTTGCGGACTGTGTAACTTAATTACATAATAGTTTTGTTGATATATCACGAACATTTTCCCATAACATTCGCCGTCAGAAATAGGAGGCAGGGGAACATCGGAACAACAACCATTCGATAACCAAGAGAAATAAGATAATGTATGTTTCTACTTTATATATTGAATTTTTTAGGAACACGGGTAAATTATTCCTCCATACCATCATCAAAATATTTAATATTCTGCCAGAATTAACGAACAATCAACCTGACTTAACGAATAATCAAGTCTACAAGCACATTAAACATATGTACAGTCATGACATtagtgttttatgtttttatcactATTTTGCATCACCTGTTTGTTAATAAATTTAAAATACCACGTTTATTATTATACTAATCGACGAATTTCTCCGCATGCACGCCGCGCGATAGAAAACATTTAAAAAAGAATGTTTCGTCCAAGAGGTACAAAACATCAACTGATTCGTAGTGCCAAGTTTGAATGTTtatattcttattatttttttgatgattaccttaaaatattttgtttattacTATTGTATTAATAATGAAGAATTTCCCGGCAAGCACGCTGTGCGAAAAAACCTTAGGAAAAGAAGTACATTTTCCCAATAAATACAAAACATCTACTGATTTGTAATGTTACGTTTGAAGTTCATATTCTTATGGTTCACACTaaattattttctctaatataattgaattttttttataagttCAAAAAATTCATGCAATAATGTCATCCTAAAAATTGCGTTAAGAATCTAAAAAATTTACGTGTGTAAACTTTGTTATCTTCAAATACTCTTGATCCTAAGAATATTTGTTTGGTAGAAATTAATACACTTAGAAATCGATACAATCCAGATAACGATGTGATTTCTGACACTATCATTGATCACATGTAGATCTAACTATAAGCACTTTGAGTTTAACCTACATTTAAACGTAGTTTCTCTAGTGAATGGTTGGTTAATTTTATAGTTTTAGATGTGTGTCTACATGGATTCGATATTAGTTGCATGCATCTTTGTTCTTCGTACTGATTAATTGGTTCTCAAGATTTTACATAGGatgatttaaatgattttggTGTTCCATTAGATAAAAAAAGTGACAGAGATACACAAAGTGATGCaaatcaaaatatttttcaaGACTTATCTGTCTGTCATTATCTCGGAAGAATCGAATTTAAATGATTCTTAAGTGGATCCTTGAACTGGATCGATAAAAGACTGTTTTATATCCAAAAGAAACCACTCTTCGAGAAATTTCCTTCATGAAAAATTGAAGCTCCTTTTATTAATTGCTTGATTCCCTGTAGGCTTTGTAAAAtggtaatattatttttttttcttttccacaaCACCAAATCCCGGTCAAGATTATTTCTAATGGTTCAAATgcatttattattctttttttttaatttggataaaatatctaTAAAGAGAAGGTATCCGGAGTGCTTCTCAATAGATAAGGAACTTCAACATATGAATGAGGAGCATTGGTACCCGATAAAGGAAAATATCTGATAAAAAATCATTGTATAATAAATTTTGCTCCAAATATACTTCAGCACATGAGATTCTAAGAAGGCTACTTCTTCCTAAGAGAATGTAAAAGATGCGTTATAAAATTTTTACATAAAGGTTCTATAACTTTCCAACGACTGAAGAAGTTTTGGTAATTCTATTAGTATAAAGTTCTTAGGTACCTATACTAAGGGATATTATATTCCAATTGATAAGTTAGTACGGTTGCAACATACTATAATTAAGTCAACATTGATGGTGTAGTCAGAATATTAACCCTACTAATTCCAAAGCTTACACTTATCAAAAACTTCCGCAACACTTTGTGTCGGGAAAAAAATGATGAATAATAAGACAACATGGTTTAAGATTGCAAGAATGTACTTTCCCATCCATAATTCATTTTGGTTGTATTACTTACCCTCAAAGATAGTGAATTGGTTCTAGGTTATCCAAGAAGCAATGATGATGAAAAATGGACTTCCAATTGATAAACAGTGGTTAGAGTTTGGAGTAAACATATTTGATGACTACTTACATTTTAAACTACATATGAGTACACCATTAGAAGCCAACTAATGAACATGTACTTGATTATGAATTATATCTCCTGGATCAACAACTACATGAATCAGGAAAGTCTATAttccaaaaccaatacaaaatcaTAATGGTGTCAATGGTGATAGGTACATGTAGGAACATCAGTTGCTCCAACTTGCAGTACAAGATTCTGAAGTCAATGGGGATATTAGGATATAGAGATTTGATCAATTGTATGTTATCCTTTATTTTTATATATGTAGATTCGCATCATGTATGACGTATTCGCCTTCATAGATCCATGTCGTATTTTTCGCCCGAACGAATGAATACAATCGCGTCTCTCAAAAATTTATACTTTTCAGAATAatttataataacaataagacACTCgaggaacaatttttttttttttatttcttgaagGTTTCTATAATAACATTCAATAGTCAAGAAAGGTTTGTGCAAAGATAAGGAACATTGGGGTAGAGTTGTATATAGCAAGTGGAATCCTTAGTTTAAGTATTTGAGACCTTATCAAGGTATGAATGTGGATATTTAACTTAGTGAATAATTCTGTATAATACGAACTCTAAGAATCCATTCTCCATTTTTTCAGCCATCTCTGGAATAAATTGAACAACGTAGTTAAAAATTCAATAAGAAAACGACATTCAGTAAGAAAATATTATAGGTCCAATCAAATGATACCATCCACTTCACCGTAGATATATCGGCCTTAACATATCTACAGTGAAGCTTTAGGGACAATATTCATCGTCGATAGATCCATGGTTTTTTCCAGCATCAATATTCGAATTAAAAATACTATCTAATCCAGAGTAGTTTAACAAGGTCTCTAAGGCTTATTTCCAAGTGATTAACCGCTACTCTCTAAATAGCCTTGGTTATTTTTGATTCCCATCTAAATCCGAGTTCGAGCGATTAAATAATTCTCCAATGACGATTTTTGCGATTCTTTATCCTATTCCAAGCCAAATTTTTCTTTAATGTAAACGTATGTTACGTTGAACttatatataattttaattgtattgatgctgctaaatcaatacatgataatgttagaattttgattttaattatcTATAAGGCATGTTAGTATTAATATATGATCAGCAGGACTCTAAGTCTCTATAAAATTCATCCGAGTATTAAGCCGAGTTTAAGCGAGAACCAAGCCCGAACTCATTGCTCCAAGCTCCCCAACCGAGTAGCACCTTGGAGAGAGTTAAACTACTTTGATACAACCACGGTCTTAATGAATGGATGATTATTCTTACTTTTATTATGACATGGTATTTAATATGAAGGTGAGGAGAATTGGTACCCGATGAAGGATAATATCTGATAAACGATCACTAACTACTCGGGTGACCCGGAATCGACAAAGATGTTTTTGAGGTAGTTCATGATACTATGTCACTACATAATGTATCTGAATCCAAGCATACATAAAGGCATATATAATAAGATTCTAAGAAGGTTTGTCTTTCCTTGAAGTATGTGAAAGTTATCATGTGTTATAAAAAAGCCACAAATAAAATTAATGTGTTATAACCTACCAACGACTGAAGAAATTTTGGTACCTAATTCTATTAGGAGAAGGTCCTCGGATACCTAGCCTAAGGGATACCAAATGAAGGCAGAAAAgagttttttccaaaaaaataaataatgtcaTCCTACATACTTTGACCTTACACTACGCCATGTAATGATGATTAATATATTTTAatcatatatattattattaatcaAGTGAGTAATGATGAGTGGTTTTACAACTAATTAGAAATAATATTGATGAAATTAAATCaagtgattaatatttttttagaatATATTTTTGATGAAACTATGTCCCTAAATATTGATTAATTCTGTTGTACTGATATTATAGAAGTATGAGTACCTATATCCTGCGAAAAAATACAGTATATGGTCTTTATTTTATAATTGACCAAGTTGtaatattattaaaatatttGAATAAAGTAACCAAATTGTAGGattttgaaaatatttgaatacAGTAACTAAGATGTAGTAGTTTTTTATAATTgctaagacttaataatagaagGAGAGGTTAAGTCGGGACCGTAAGGAAATCAGTGGATAGGGTTCACTAGGGAAGGTCATCCGGCGGTGGGGAAGCTCCGGATGAATATTTGATTTGGAAGGCCAAGAATGATAGGATGGGTGGCGATGAATTCCTTTTATAGCTAGGTTTCGGTCCCAAGAGTTTTACCATATAAAAATCAGCTCCCAATCACACGTTGGTTGCAATTTTTTTATAAACGAATTAACGAAAAATGGATACAAAAGGATTAACTATCTCTCTTTTCTCAATTTAAAATCGTTGTTGATTTACTGGCACAAAGTATTGAGAAAGAAAGCAGTGGGTGTTATCATAATAATTCTATTAGCTTTTGCCAGCAAATCACTAAGAGAAATTCAACTCCAAGGTAATATTTATGACAAATCACTGCTTAACGTTTAACGTGTTTttcttatttcaaaaatattgggtTAGAGAATTAGGCTTCCGATTTGATCAAGATGTGTTCCTCTTTTATTTCCTCGTCTACTTGAAAGTTCTCTAACGACCAAGATATTGGCTTCTTTAGCTGCAAAACAAGTTATGAATTAGGTTTATATTGAAATTGAATGGATTTGCTTGGCAAaagagattttgttaacaataATTGATTTTTGTAatgaagtttttgttttctttatttttgtttttgattgatttagtTTTCCATAAGAAAGAAAAGGGTTTTGGGAGAAAAATATATGCACCTGATCCTAAATCAAGGTTTTGTTGATTCTTATAGTTTTTTGAtttgttcttatttttatttattttttattttggtgaGATGATTTGAAAATTTCTTAATTAAGATCCTGAGGTAATTATTAAATTACGGAATTTAAAACCCTATTCTAATCTTCACCTCCCTAATCTTCATTTACGGATTTTCCTTTCCCTGTACTCTTTCTAACAGCTTTCCCTTTCCCTGTTCAGCAAGCTTCTGTCTCAATTCCAAATCCGAAGTATCTCCCTATGAAGTGGTTTGAATCtaatttgtatttattttatttttgaaaatatattttgaTTATTCTTCTTGGTGGGTTTAAGTTTTTTTGTTAATGGATGGGTCTCTCATTGTGAATTTGATTCACCTAAGCAAACCTTTATTCTATGGCTCGCAGGGATCGACCGATATGCGAGAAAAAAATTAAGCTAACAATGGAGTCTTATACTCATGATCGGTGTACAATTAAGGTAAACTTCAAGCAATTAAGGTAAACTTCAGTTAGGTTTAATTTCGAGTTCACGACAATTAGTGTAGTTAACTGATTAGGTGTCCCTCTAATTAGTGGTTTGTAATTCTGTCTAAAATCCATACTTTGTTCGTATCTCTTAtattttatgaaagattaggttAGAGATTAGGTGTGGGTACATATTCTTTTTAGGATCTTAACTACTCCATAAGTCCATGTACCATGCATAATCTTTGTAGAATCATTCTCACGGTCTGTCTCTTTCCTTTCACTTACATTATGGAGATTTATCATTCAGTGGTCAGAAAGATTCGAGTAACCGCCTCTCTAAACAGGTTTCGCCTAAACATTTTTACATGTATATTCTCTCAAGAATCTCAACAtggatttttataattttttctttattcttaaaaGTTTTTTCTCTTACATGGATTGATTTTACTGTTCATATTAGTTTCCAAGAATATAGAATCTATAGTGGAATTGCTGAAATATTGGTGGGCATTTATGAGCAAGTCAATTGGAAGCGAAAATGGCTTTGATAGTAGTAGCTTCTCaaggtgaagaactatttttttattttccctaTCTCTATGGGTAAATGCCTTTCTGCTACAACATGCAATTAGAATTGTTATCTTACACATCCTTCTAAGGATCAGGTTTTTGTAATTGTCAAGCATGTGTTCATCTTTCATATCTATTACTGTCgtgatttctttatttgtctattTGACTTCATGGATCACCGACAAGCTTCTATGACTACATTTAGTCACTCCTTTGTTATTTCTTAAGGATTCAGAGCCATAGTATTCCAATTCACAAGTAGATTAATTAATTCAAGTTTTTATGTTGTTCTACTGAAATGAGTCGTTCTTAGGCATTTGAAAATTGAGATTATTTAATTTCACTGCACAACAGTCCAATACACCTGTATAACATGAGCGTGCAAGTTTACATGTCTCATCTCTTTGGGATAAAGTATGATTCTGTGGTTTGGGTATAACCATGTTCTTATTGTGTTATTGATATCCATATGTAATGTAATATTGATTAATGTTTGACTTGCCAGGTATTCCGATCATCTGGACAGAAAGCACGCAAGAGAAAATAGCACAACAATGTAAGGAGAAAGAGGGAGGTCAAGGAGGACGACGATCTGAGAACCAGGTGATTTATTGCTCCTAACCCGTAGGATTTTCTCTGATCAGATGACTGGGGTTCGCTTAAAAGAAAAACAATGACATTGGTTACATGCACTTTATGCTATCCACACCTCTTGTCCAATCAACAAgaattaaacaaaatttaaatcaAGTCCTACCTCGGTGTCTCACACTTTCTCTTTCTATAAAAATCAAATTCGTGTCCACGAAATCATCGATTTAACCAAGAAAAGATATAGGATGTACAgtatatttttattatgtttcTGCATTCTCTTATAGTATTTTCAGCTTCTATTATTTTGTCTGTCAGGGGAACCAACAGTTACAACACCATCCACAATTGATATTCCATCCTACCATACTCAGGCTGCTCTGCAGCAGGTGTATTGGACAAGTATATTAATTAgtcagtgtagatggtggatttttgacaaaggataaaatcgtaaaaccataactatacatactcctgatccagcaatcagatgaatattgaggctcatgtctctcgccgaaagcatgaaagctcgtgcttcaaaatctctgactgagaatacttctctcagagtatatgtagatatgTATCCTCTCAGCTGAGGTAACGGcgcatctcataaatactgagcaatttcagtaattaattctatatagaatcgaatgattggacggctactagacagcttgcctgctagtataaagtaacaacgtcttcaggatgcaacaatattttccctgactatattaaAGAGATATGacatttcaacaagctcatatctatCAATTCTCGGATAATTAACGTtcttagacagcatgcctgctagtatagagccatcaattaattatccctAATCGTTGActaaatattcagcaatattctacaattcttcgtaatattttgtcacttcaatttgtggttcttcccagcagaattccatgggttagtgataaatattcaacgtacgggcatcggAGCAGCTATTCAGTAAGCCCCGAtcaaatggtgcgagtgtactcatcAATAATACACAAACAAGCACCTGAATGcccaaacgagcattccaaaacatgaaagaacgatgaacctatgcaaaataggaacaaaaataataataaaaaaatattagcaaaggcgtcaTGGGACtgagcccaccggccggccaatcACGCAGTGGCCAGTCCCGCggccaattctatattttatcatatgttattatttttccctgatctcatgaaaatctcttcatttgaacaaatctcctttgtcttaagaaaactccccagtctcatggtgtttcgtcgtatcaaagaaataataaaatttaagaaaggtgttgcgggaccaagcccactagccggtcggccatcccttagccgtggccggtcccatacctcatgactccttattattttattatttccctcatcccatgaaagttccctgatttcatgactaaattcatgaaaattatgtaaaattagggagaaaatgcacgggaccgggctcattggccgtccggccatgccctagccgtggccggtcccacacgcccttgtctcattattttaatattattagtttccctcatctcatggaaactccttcacttcaaggaaactccctagtttcaacaaactccttgaattcatgaaatttccctcaagtcatgaaaataatataaaattggggaaactcgtgggaccgggccttagccGGCCGCTCATGACCTATCCGGTCCcatacgccccttattttattattattattattttttatgtttccctcatctcatggaaactccttgatttcaacaaactccttgattttatgatatttccttaaaatcatgaaaaatattataaaattaggaaaagtgccttgggaccgagCTCTttggccggacgaccatgccttggccatatccggtcccacacttcatgattccttcattattttattatttactccttcatctcatgaagttttcctggtttcatcaaaaatccctgattttttcatattttctcaaaatgttgctcaaacgcacatcagaaaatatcaaaactctcaggactgagacatggacattatggtgacatgggcatgtctccttgaccaaccaaggccggccctgaggcttgcaaagagccggtcccacgtgttttaacaattttgacctaatttgctcaattgctcgtactGGGTCCAAACTTTTCTCAAACAACTTTGAGTTTTCTCatacgaccatcagctggtcccacgatcaccaagggccggtcccatgaccccttggtcggttcctcatctccataatcaggttctactacctgacgctcacacgagcactattttaattaaatgattaaaccagcatttaatcatcctttcaccaactgctcttcaagagactttggtattttgctcacttgagcatctggacgctacatggtcgattcataaacccatgtatccggtccctccttcatttcatgaatgattttcaataaatcatcaatttatcatcaatccAGCAgttgatcgaaattagggtttcgaatccaaagctctgcaaaaacacaattctgagcagattcaaacactaacaattttatgttgatcctgtgatcaacactttaataaatatgctcggctcagatgtcagcatcttaaatcaacatctgctcagacgagcaacatttgttcaaatgagcaacatctgctcGCACCaaataatattggttcaactattaatattcaacaactcatcaaacgagcaatattttctcatacgagcaatatttcctcagactaaggaatattgattcaactatcaatattcaacgattcagcaacattttctcaccttaagttatcaaaatttattcgacaatatatctttgtctcagcagacatgttaaattcatgagtctcagaacattttgcaaatcacgttcgtcTCAGGAATACaatgactcatcgtcccataaagtcagcaactgactccacaatcacgagatgtcaatcgcgtcacatgggaggatattaactagggttctggtctggcggtctacggcacgtgtgttcatacaaacgatgagaatgtgagcaagtcgtgcaatcagttgaaggagttagcaaaatagtgggtggaaaatcaaccaagtctccacatgatgaacaactggttttgacacgatttcccacttccccactctttgacttcaacaactgtcatacttcatgggatcaaggtgtttacaattccagcaatataaataagtctctagatcctgattgaaacaagacaagaattcctcgacaagttcacacagataatctttcgtctacacgaactcatcgtctgagcaatcactctcaaatgagtaaaattcaatcattcagaactttcttacgtagaatacacaacacacctacgatctctatcaccattgatcttacacatttctcagattccccctacagatcatcccatcctctcttgtgaccgaattgactctggaacgaccattgtcttgttttaggccggagtcctatagattgatctctcgaacttaaagcactcccttattgcagtgcatctgtgtgaggttgagcattttcttggttcaaggagtctccgcacggtcatctcctcaattccgcaaaaaccagcaaatcatttttcctcaTCTACAGTTAGGAGAAGTAGTATATGGTGAAACCTGCAATAGTCGAGCAAGGGTCTCTTTGCCAAATGTATGAAGAGCAACGGGTTTAGTACTATAGTTTTTTAATTTAATAGTTGAACTAAACTATGGGTGTTAATCCTCAAATATTTTGTTTACGTCTGCATCAGAAACAACAGATTGCCCAACAAGAACGATGAAACGTGATGTTTGAAAGAAGTTTATGCCATAAACTGATTTACAGTGTCAAAACTGGATTCTTCTGTTATTATTGTTTGCAATGTGAATTTTGCATTCTATATTTTTCCACAATAGGTgtttaataatgttataaaattATGAGTACCCTGGAATGAGAAAGAAATGAATTATATAAACTGACGCTAACATGGGAGGTTGAGTCGGGGTCGTAAagccccggtgatacctagtatatatattTATGAGTAAAATAGGAAGAATATGTCCAGCTTGTTCTGCATAGTTCTCTAATTATattcagaatatatatatatatatatatacagaaacGTTTGGAAAGGATGCAAAGATAATTTTGTATTTGCAAAGAAGACTAAATATCATTCTAGTTTTTAAAGTGGATGAAGTGAAAATTGTAGTTTGCACcacatttcacgtgatcaattgtttgtgcaccatattttaaGTATAAAATATGTAACACAAGTGTGATGAAGgaaacaaaatgatgatgacgtgttcCCTAACCAAATTATAGTGCGATAGTTGACAGACTGAGGTGCGGTTACTTGGTGAAACCAATGCATCATTTCAGTTttaaaaaatatatccacaaaggatgaggtttatgattacataatcgCTATTAGAAAGATTATATCCACAGCCAAcgaggagtgtaattattttcttttgaaacatccactcacttaagtggtttacgtcactctaaaatGTATTTACCATTCAAGAAGTGACTTTTGCAAAGCTGCTGCTTGACAAAAGTCCACGGAGAAGAAGtatacaaaatgatgatgacataCGCCATCACCAAATTATTGTGCAACGGTTGAGAGAATAATGTGTGGTTACTTTGTGAAACCAATTCATTAGATCATCTTATTTGCCGAGTTAGATCTTCTTATTTCAAAAAATGCTTGATTATAATGCAGCACCACCACCATAGGACGTCATTAACActattatataaaaaatcttGATACCCAAGAgaaatataaaaacctaaaacctaaaatctTTGCAATTAACCAAGATTGCAAACAACCAACTAGGAAAACTCCTAGTcccatttgtattttattttgaaaCATACACACATTTAAatagtttacgtcactctaatatgtgtcttttccagagttgtagcttgacaaaagtccacggagctacaaaatgatgacgACGTGTGCCCTAACCAGGTTTTTGTGCGGTAGATGAGAGAACGAGGTGCGTTTACACTGCGAAACCAACGCATCATTTCGCCTTAATAAAATATATCCCCAAAGTATTATGTTTATGATTACATACTCCTTATGATAAAGATTAATTCTACCGCCAACCAGGAGTGTaattattttccttttgaaacatccactcacaTTAGTGGTTTAAAATGTatgtaccaatcaagatgtgtcttttccagatCCATTGTTTTACAAAAGTCCATGGATCGAGCtaaaaaatgatgatgacgtgttcCCTAACCGGATTATGAGAGAATAATATGCGGGTACATTGTGAAACCAATGCATCGTTTCACTTTAAAAAAACatatatatccacaaagtatgagGTTTATGTAATCTCGCTTCTGCTTAGCATCGGAAATAGGTAAATCTATGTTATTATTCATGTTGATTTAAGTTACTATACACAAAATTCTATACGGCTTACTGACTTAGTTTTCATCATCGTCATTCTTCCATTATCATCATAAATATTGCTGAATAACTGTATTTAAAAGAAACACAGTTGCATCTCTGTCATTTTTTggttaacaaaaaacaaaaatatccaaagagGAAAACACGACACCTGCCCACTTGACCTTATTATGTCCGCAATGACGTGAGAAATGGCTGCAATTAATTAAGATTGGAAACAACAAACTAGGAAATCTCCTAATTCCATTTGTATTGATCATCTTAGAacaaatgtttacataatttcatTTCACTTAATTACTAAGATAAAAAGGAACGTTACCAAAAGTGTGGTGTTTGTTGTATGACTAGAATTTAGTAACTTTCTTTCAAAAGATGATGAAATCGAGCTTCCATTGGTTATTGTGGTGCTTATGATAACTTCAACACTATAAGCTgtgtgtacatatatatatactttatGAGTAAAATACGAAGAATATTTCCAGCTTGTTCTGCATAGTTCACTAATAAcattcagaatatatatacagaaACATTTGCAAAGGATGCAAAGATAATTTTGTATTTGCAAAGAAGACTGAATTTCATACTAGTTTTTAAAGTGAATGAAGTGAAAATTGTAGTTTGCT
This portion of the Papaver somniferum cultivar HN1 chromosome 11, ASM357369v1, whole genome shotgun sequence genome encodes:
- the LOC113320909 gene encoding uncharacterized protein LOC113320909, with product MKWDRPICEKKIKLTMESYTHDRCTIKIYHSVVRKIRVTASLNRFRLNIFTFSKNIESIVELLKYWWAFMSKSIGSENGFDSSSFSRYSDHLDRKHARENSTTM